In Lonchura striata isolate bLonStr1 chromosome 3, bLonStr1.mat, whole genome shotgun sequence, the sequence ATTCAGAAGACTTCAGAAACCTTGGATGGGGCTGAAGGAGAGGAAACTCTTCAAGGAAGTTCTTCATGGCACacgaacaaaaagaaaaaaaataaacaaagcagaCAATAAGTTAATTAAATGCTGCCAGGTTTTGCTGTCATGGGATGCTGAGGGAGAGATGTTTGAGTTGGCCTCTATGCCACAGAAGGACAGATGCTCTCTGCTGGGTTGCAGGAATGGCAGTCTCTACCTGAGCTGGTAGCTAAACCAGactggaaaagaaagggaaggcAGAGGTATACAAACTCAGTCTATCCTACTCCTCCTTGGAGGTAATGTTTGAGAGCCCAAGACCAAGACCTCGGAAGAGAAGAAATTCTGATATGCCTGTGAAAAGCATTTCAGCAGAAATGAGGGAAAATCACAATAttgttttatgaaaaaaaaagcttgccTGAGTAGCCAGGGTTAGCACATGCTGGGTAGAAACAGAGCTGAAAAATCACTGGCTACAGGCCATTAGTACATCTGAGCAGAGAAAACACATGTGAAACCAGATCCTTGCTGAAGTCGGGGGACTTTCGCTGTTCAATGTGCTTCAAAGTTGCTGAGTTCAGCCCAGTGTTATCAGCACAGCTCCAGGGTGTCCAAGCTCAGCTTTGGGAGTCCCCATCTTTCTGTTTATGACTTTATGTGCAGAAATGCTTGTAATCCTTTGGGCTCAGGCTCTGGCTTGATGGCTGTGAAGCCAGAGTTGTATCACATGTAAGTGGACTGCCTGGCATAGCTCAGTTACCATcctcagaaatatttctcagtGCACAAGCCTGCCAGGATGTGCAAGGGTAACATTCACCCCACTGTGCAGAAGGCAGGTTGAATACATTTAGTGCTGAAATACACATTTTCCTATTTACTACCAGTTATAAATTACCAGCAGAGAGAAGAGAGTATTTAGATCAGGGGACTCCATTGatgtaaatgcattttaattccAGCTTTTTATCCCAAGAGTGATATTTGCTGGTATTTTAAAATTGCCTGTAGGCCTGCCAGAGCAAATTTTCCCCATCTCTAGAACATCCACTGTGAACATAATTTTCTTGGTTTCCTCTGCTTGAATGCCTTCCAAGTTTCTACTTGGTGAAAGGACGGGGTTTCTGTTCCTACAAATATCTGAAACACAGATTTTCTGGTCAAATGGCAGAGATCCTATTTTGGCAGAGAGTGATTTCCAAATCATCTGTGAGCTGCTCTCTTGCCAGGGAGATGGAGGAGTTGAGGAGTTTCCATGACAGATTCACTCAGGGCTGCACATACATATCTGACTGTGCTGGGTGAGGAGGGCTTTGCTCTGGTGTAACATTTCTAGGTGTGGCAGCCCCCGTTTTAGGGAGGATTGAGGATGAGaaagatgaagatgaggatgtaGAGGAGGACTCTCCCAAGGTTTTCAGAAAGCTGAGTTCCCCTCCACAGGTGTGATACCCAGTGCcctgtgggcacagggagccTATAGCCAGCTCCCAAGGTCTGGTGGGCACAGAATAGGGGCATAGGGGGCTCATGGAGCTGTTTCCCTTCTCACCACTCAGGCAGAACAAACTCACCTCACACAGATTTCAGTTCAGGCCCAGGCAAGACTGCTGTAAACTCACTGAAATGAGCCCCTCATCAGCCACCCCCTCTTTTACCACATAGCATAAAAAGGCAACATATCCACATGGCCTTTCCTCATGGCAGCAACACTTTAGGGCAGGGGGATATTCAGCCTGAACAGACACGGTGTATTTGGTCTAGTCAGGAAGTGTGGCCAAGACAATATCATGTGTAATCTTACATGGCAAAAATAGGCAAGTAAACTGGAATGCAACCTGTCAGGTGCCTGTGATGCTGGAACTGAAATGGGAGGTGTTCAAACAGGATAACTCAAGGTCTGGGAATAACACTGCTGGTCAGAGGATCCAGACACAGCTGTTTCCCACCTGATCATATGCAATGCATATGCCATTAAATTAATGGATGTGGGCTTACTGGGATGtacttctagcatccttatctCTTATTTGGGAGATATCCAGCCTGGGTGTTGTAAATTACTGCCTGGAGGAGCTAACATCTCCACTGACTCTGCCAGAGCGGGAAGACCTCGACTCCTACTTGAAAAGCATGCTGGTGGGATTATTCCAAATACTGAATCAGTTAAAATCAGTCTCTTCTCTTAATATGCAAAGGAACTAGCTTTGCATATTAAGTTAAACCAGGTGCAACCTGGTCCAGTAGAAGTTATCCCTGTCCATGGCCAGGGGATTGGTGCTCTatgatttttaaggtctcttccaacccaaacctttctgtaattctgtgattctgtgaaaatgaCCTTCTGAAAactgtctttttcttttacctttCTGACTCAGAGCATTGAAGGTAGGTTTGTTGGAAAGGCAGCAGTAACTTGTTACAACACAGACAGAATCAAATCCACCTATCTTCCTTTACATTTGCAGGTGTTGCTATTAGACATTTCTAAATGTTTGCCCTCCAATTTTTCTCCTGCAGAGATCAAACTTGCTACCTCTTTTTGAAGTGAATAATGGCATGTTCCCAAGCAGTCAGTGGCTCTCAGTGCTTTACTCACAAAGCACGGTGCTACTTGTGAGGAGCTGGCTCTGAACTGGTTTCCTGGATCACGTTACTCACACAAGGACAGCAGTGTCTGAGTCTGACAGGAGACATCTCTAGTGATGCTTACTCTGAGGAATTAGACTGGTTCAGGAGAACCCAGAAGTGGCTGATGAGAGGACATGAGGCTTCCAGAACTATACTTGGATTTCAATGAGACCCTGTGGTGATTTGCATTAAAAAGGATTTTGTTTATTGGACAAGCAAATCAAATGCATGCAGACAAACTCTCTGCTGTCAGCAAATGATCATCAGGTTCAATGGGTTCataaggggaaagggaaagggaaagggaaagggaaagggaaagggaaagggaaagggaaagggaaagggaaagggaaagggaaagggaaagggaaagactCCAGAAGTGGTGAGTCACTGAGTGGAATTCGTCAGCCAGTCAGTGACACAGTCAACAGTACAAACTGATATTCTTGAGCCTGAGCCATTAGAGCATTCTGCCTACCTAGAGAGAGTTCCTCAGTAGTTGTGATACCAGGATATACCATGGTTTGATATTTCTGCAGACATGTTCAGAGCTTCTGTCCAAGCATAAGAGGCTGTATTCCAGGAGAGTAATGGGAGCAGGAGTGCAGCTCTCAGATGAGTGCTTGTCTGAAAGGCAGACACTCCAGGGTCAAAACTGGAGGGGGCTTTGCCTTTTGTGTAAATATATTACATAAAATATGTACTTTGAAACAACTAGGAGTGCCCTACATTGCCTGGAACTGAATTCTATTGTTTTGAGTGACCTCTTATCTGAAGCATGAACTAAAGCCAGGCAAAGGCTGACATGTGTGTGGCACACTGAGATGGGAATGAGGGCTGGCAAGTGCCATTGTTCTCCACTTTGCTGCCCAGTGAACAGCATTTAATTTTGGGTTTGGTTGTCAGAAGAGATTAGATATCTAAATTCTGGAGTTCATAAGTGGCCTGACTGATCTCTTAAGTGCAGAAAACATTGTGCAGCAGAAACTGTCAGATGCATGATTAAACCATTTGTGTATTACCACAGCAGTAATAGTGCATGTTTGCAGGAAgtcaactttaaaaaaaaaacacttgaacagtaaaaaaaaaattaaattaacaagaGTCCTGGAAATAAAGGATTCATTTTCCCAGCAGACTGATGGCAGGGATGAAGGCTGGGTTGTCAGCTCTGTGTAAGAGAGGTCTttctgtcagagcagcagcactaaGAACTGTTCTGAGAGAGGCTCTTTCCAGGCAAACAGCACCCAAACATAAATGTTCCTCGAAGATTAATGAAGGCTATGATGTGAATGATGGAAggaaaccaaacagaaaaacagtattgcaagaaagagaaaaggaacgAGCAGAGGACACATCTGTTGGGTTTTGGCAGAACAAAAGAACATTGCACAGAAAGTCAGGGAAGTGCTGCTTTGCAAAATATTCTACGGTCAGCTCTGAAATCATATGTGTACATAACTTCCAGAGGCTTGAGCAGAAGGATATGAAAATGTCTGCTGCATTTCTTCTTCCACAGACaagggaaatatatttttccttataaaaacaaagcaagatgAAAGAAATTTCTCAGGAGGTATGCTGCCCTGGTGCACTCCCACAGAGGATCTCCATATGGGGAGAGCCTGTACCACCTCTCTGTGACAATTAACTGCAATCGTTGCTTGTAGGAGGTGTCTTGCTCCTGCTGTCCAAAATGTCACAGGACAGGGCAGAAGGAAAATGTGCTCCTTTCCTGCCTGCAACCAACGATTTTCCATGCAACATATCCAAGGCCCATGACAGAGAGGATGGAGTTACTTCTGCAAGATGTCCAGCACCTGGAGGCACCCTGTGCTCAGCAAGTGCACTGGGCCAGGCTGTGGGGCCCTCCAGCCTGCAGACAGGCATCTCCTGCCTTGCACCAGCACCAGTTCTCCCACTGTGACCCCCAGCTCCATGCACTGGTATCTGGGACTGACAGtggtgtcaccctgattcttaagactttctaaagccttctgagtttacattctgttagaaaactttcccacacaatttctataaacaacatattgttttgcattccttcttaggggtggagaaacttgatgtactagtagtttgtccaatgtctttggagaggtggcacctgcaccctccaatccactgtcacctttggaaaagtataaaagttggagtcagaaaataaaccttcttctttaccttgcaaatagcaggtgggtTGCATTGTGATTTCACATGTCCTATAGTGACACAGTGGCAATAACAGACTATCTGCTGCACATATTAAGCAAGACAAAATAAATGCAGGAAATAGTCTTCTTCAGATGTGAGGGACAGAGAAGTCTGCACAAGTCCTGTTCTGGTCCAAAGGGTGAAGCAGAGCATGGTCCCTGCTCTCCCCTGGCTCAGAAATAGATGGAGGAGAGCAGCTAGGAACACTGGCACTCATGGGCTGTTTGCTCTCTCACCACTTGTGAGGCTTTGAAGGGGAAAATTGCAAGGAGGGGTCATCAAGGAGGATATGCTGAGGGAAGGAGCTCTGGGGAGCATGGCTGCTGCTCATACTCAGCATCCACTCCCTGGGGAAGGGGTCATACTCTCCAACCTGGCATCCTCATTGCCTCCAGCCTTGCTTTAAATAAGATAACCAAAGTAAAACACGTTTGTGGTGCTAATGTAGAAACTCTCATCCCATGCAACAACAACTTTGCTTGCATCTTATTTTCTCCCTCCCTTACCTTTGCCTACACATGTCTCTCCTGTGGGCTGTAGAGGGACTGCACAGGGCAGCCTGAGCTGGCTGCTCTGTTCTTGTAGTGAAGATAATTGATAATATGAGCAAAGAAGGGAGGGTTTGTCCAGAAGGAGGAAGCTGGTTTGAGCAGAACTTGGTAAGCAATGTCACAGAGACTTGTTTCTGCAAACAGTAAATTATAGGCTAACACAACTCTGAGTTTCACAAAAATTTTATTGTGTTTTGGAGGAAATTGCATACAATCAATCAGGTTACTCCAACAGCAGGTAGTATGTTCCATGTGTGCAGTCTGGTATTTTTCTTGTCAGCTACTGAGCATAATTCTTAGCAGGATTTTATGTTCTAAAGAGTATCTAAAACTATCAGCATCCAAGGGGACATTTCTTCGTATTTGGGTTAATGGCATTTTTTGGAAAATTCCTAACTACCCTGAAATTAGGAAGAGGTATTGTTTGTAAAAATTCAATAATATCTCTGCATCATTTCCTAATAAGAGTATCTGAAAATATTCTCCATAGACAAAATGTACTGCCAGTGTCAGAGAACATTTTCTTCAACACAGAACTTTTTATTTGTTGTAATTTTTGTCATACATCACcatttcaaatgtttttatGAACAACAACTGAGTGGaaaaatttttattctgaaaaaaagatCTGGATTtacaagagaaaagaaatgcGAATGGAGCTGCAATTGCTCTAACAAagtacatattaaaaaaaaacccgaTGGCTGAAGATTAATCATCTGATAGTGAGGAAAGTAACATTTAAGGAAGGAACACAGACATTGTGTTTATGAGTGCCAACTTCCATCTTCCATGTACCTCACCTTACTTCTGAGCCATGGCATCCTGCTCCCAGCCTTGTGCCAGCACAAGTTCCCTCTTGTTACATTGTGTTTCTGGGAGTTAAGGTGGCTTTTAGATGAAAAATAATGGGCTGAGTAATGTTTTGGCGACAAATGAGACCCCCCCACCTCTCTGGTTTAAAGTgtggcagcacagggcactgccagcagagCGAGGGGACGTGGAGGCAGGAAGGAGAAGTTGCAGAAGTGCTATAAATTAGACTGCTGAAGACTTCCTCCCAAGTAATGGGCttactttttacttttctgcACCAATATTTggccaatatttttttttctctgatatgAATGAAGTTttcattcatatttattttccatagATAGAACTGCACTGAGAAGCAAAtatgtttttttggggtgtccttTTGCCCACAGCTATCTGCAATTTCCCCTCTAATTAAAACAAGAACTTCCATTCCAAATTACCTTCTTGTCTGTTACAGTCCGGGGATATCATCTATACAATTAATTATAGTCAGACTTAGCACTAAATTaggaattggaaaaaaaatcctataaaaacaaaacaaatagtCCATACttcaaacattaaaaaacaaaaggaatcaAGGCTTTCCTTGATTTTGGATAGTCCGTAAATGTCTTGAGATAGTAcctgaaagaaaataagcaaGACAGTGAACCTGCATAGAGGGAAACTGCACAGTTTCAATACAGATCAGCTGAGGAACCTTTCTTTGTTATCTCAGTGTGTTATTCTGCAAAAGAGCAGCTCAGAAACTATTTACACCAGTTATTTAATTAACTAATAGTAGTGTTAGTTCTAACAGGCCTAAAGTAAAAATTTTAGGAATTCAGAGCATATCTACTCCAAAAGATTGCAGAGGTTGCAGGGGAAACCTTAGGAAAGACTCACATTTATGAGGCTTTAGCAGGTTGAAAGCAGTGATGCAGCTCATATCAGATTAAAAGACTGTCAGGCCAGGGGCACTAGCTGACTGCCTGCCTTATACAAATAAGCCAGTACACCTCCTGTACATGGCATTAGATTTCAGTTCTATCCCAAATCCTGGCTCTGGTCCTCCCTGGCATTTTGCAAACTGCTTTCCAAGGGGAAGTAGCAGCATATGGCAAGGAACAGTTTGATACCTGTGATGGTGATAAGCACGTGGACCAATGCAGCAAAGAGTGAAAAAGGCAAAGGCGAAGGCTGGTAGGGACCAGGTTGCAATGgcaaaaccaaaccattccagaaTTTCTCCAAAGTAGTTGGCTCCAGAAACATAGGTGAACAGTCCTCCTGCAGCAACAGacaaaatatctattttttaaagtcaTTTCCTGCACATGGAAGGTTCTTGCACATAAAGTCAGCAGCAGAATATGTACCCTTTTTTATTCAGCCTGTGGCAGCAACCTAAATGCACTTCCCTGAAGCCAATGGAGCCATGCCAAAGAGGGATCTTGTTTGGAATTCTTGCATAAATGCAAGAATCAAGGGGGATTCTGACTCAGATGTTTCCAGCACTTTCACaatcatttattttcatttgaaaaataacTTAAGAAATACCATTATGAGatttaaattataataattaacaTTAGTCAATTCTTTTCATGCCCTAAATATGTTTTGCAACTTCGCTATCTTTGGGGAATGCAAAATCTGGATATCAGGGTTTTGCAACATTTAAAAGAGGCTGGTAAATTTTGGAAGTGAGAAACTCTGGGAGAGACATATAACCATCCATAAGCCAGCAGAAGGAGTCAATACCAAGCCCAAGAAATTCTTGGATCTCCATTCATGTTGCTCTCCAGAGCTGGACATATCCTGGAAAGGCAATTCAGCATCTTGCATCCTTGCTGTTATTATTTTCCCCTAAAGTTAACACTTTGAATCCACTTTTTGCACAGTAAGAGGTCCACAACTACTTCTTTGCAGCTGCcttttgcaaaattaaaatcctCTTTCTGTGTCCACTTCAATCTTCTTAAAATTACCAGCCAATTTCCTAACTCTCTTCTCACAGTTCGTATTACCCAGATACTcttgctgctttccttggactgcctgcagccagctcgCACCAGTCCCTGCAGCTTGGGGGGCACCGAGTACCTGCTCAGGATCAGCTTCTCTGCCATTATTGTCACTTTCCTGCAAATTCAGtcagaaaacattatttattcTGCTGCCCTACTTCCTTCAAGGAAGAGGGAATAAGAATATACCTTGGGGAATCTTGTATGTGACTTCTCCGGGTTTCCTCAGCTGGCGCAGAAGGAGATCACTGTGAATGTTGATTCCCATTCCCAGGAGAAATAAGAGGAGGCCTAAGAAAACAACAAGAAATGGATAAGAAAGACAGCTCTGACCTAGATATCCCTAGTCAAGCTCATGTGTGAGGTTTGTCTTTGCAGCAGACAGATAGGGGTAATAATGTGAGATGGGTGGATTCTTTTTCAAGCCAAAGATGCACTGCTACCATGAAGGCTGCAGAACAGGAGAAGCACAGGTGACTGGTGACACCAGAGCACTTTCAGCTGAACTTCCAGGTGACCATAGTCACCATTTATGGAATACTTAAGGGAGGACATGAAGTACCCCATGGCCACCACAGCTGTTGACAGCCAGCCACAGCTGTGCACATGACTGCAGAGTAAGCACTGAGCTGTAGATAGGTACCAATACCCTCATTTAACTGCTGAGGAAAGGGGAGCACAGAGACACAAACTTATCCAGCACATAATGGGAGCCAGGAAAGGAACCTACATCTCAGTACCTCTCAGTGAGGCTGCCTGGACAGAGCTATGGGTGAGGAAAGCAGGCATTTGCTGAAGGATGCTGACATTATCTGGCTAGAGTGATCCATTGACCAGACTCCATTTAACTGAAAAACCAGAGGCATTTGATTGAGGAAGTCTGCAGGTGACATGCCCTTGCCCTTCATTTTGTGACACATTGGACACTGAGAAAACCACCTTTGACAATGATgggaaagcaagaaaataaatcgTGTGTGCACTACAGTAtatagataaaaaaataaatgctgataAAACTTCAACATTTCCATTAGCAACAGAAAGTTGGTAAGAGTCTGTAGAGGAAGAAtatactgtttatttttttccttaatatttcAAGTACTGCTAATGccgattttcttttttctttttttttttcaacattaaATATATACTTTATTTGTAATGAAAATTAAGTGATATGGTGTTTTCTTTGCTGGATATGAGAGGTCATACTAAACAATGTCCATAATTTTTAGTATGTGATGCTATTTGAAAAGACTGGACTTGCATCCACGGTCTGAAGTAGTTCCTTTGTATGTACTTGTAGTATCCAAAACCTTTCCTCAGACCTCCGTGTTAATCCTTGTTTCTATGTTTACATTTAAAACAACTCTCTGTGCACTACCAAATCCGTAATGCCATCTAACTACTACTCTTGTTCAGTTATTCTCTGAGGGTGAAATTCAGCCAGGCTATTAAGTTACGGAATATAAAGGAATCGTATTAACATACAACCAGACTGTGCATGATCTCTAATCTTCCCCTGGGCCTTACATGACAAGAAAGAGTTCTTTGTCCCTCATTCATGCTGGGGGTTTGccctgcttttctctctcactCAGAATAGCTTCATCGAGTGCAAAGCTCCCTGGCAGGGAAAATAAAGCCCCAGCTTGCGCTCGcacacagccactgctgggTGCACACTTCTGGCTGAGCAAGGGCACACCCCCATGCACCTGGGGCCTGAGATTGCATCTCCATGGCCCATagcagcaggaggctctggagTGATGTCAGTAAAACAAGGCTTGTGATTTGAGACTAACACATAACATTATATACTTTCAAAGGTGGCTGCctagcaggagaaaaaaaaaaaaaaagttactgcaCATTTACTTGTTTTATCTGGGCTAGCAAGCAGGTCTTATGCTGATTTCCATCACAACAGATTTGACTCACATGTTCACTGAAGATTAGGACATAATTCAAAATGCTTACAAATTGCTTGGAGATTAGATCTTGGGAATCCTGCAGCTGTAATTACCTGATGTAAATCTGATGTCGGTGCACCAATTGTTTGGGTATTCAGCGCAGTAAATCAGGTAGTACCCCTGGAGGAAGCCATTATAGATACAGAATAACATGCCAAAGAAAAGCAATTGCAGTGGGAAAGGTCTGCCTCTAGTGAAGAAAGGGTAAATAAATGTCCTAAGgtagataagaaaaaaaagtcagcacATTGCTCATGATAACATTGTATTTGCAATTTCTCTGCTGTAGGGAGAAAAACTTGAACAAAGCACAAAGTAGAAAATAGGtcaataaagacaaaaaaatttgaaaatatctaTAACAATATAAGATCAGTAATTTATTTGGAATATGAAATCCTACagatacacatttttttctggtcCTTCAGGACTGCACCCAAGGTGGGAAGTTAGAAAGCTCATCCAGATTCACTGATGCTTTGCGAACGTCTCAGTACCTTTCTCTAGACTTGTTAGTGAAAATGAGGAATTAGTGCccacaaactgcattttcatttcaagaCTTGATTTAATGCTCCAGTGGGCCAAGCAAGGATTGGTTGCTGCCGAGGGATATGGGTACATGATGTTCAGACATCGGTGATGTTTGTGaagggcagcaccagctgcGATACTGATTCTCCAAACAAGGATTACTGTGCCATGAGCATCAAGCATTGTGGAGGAGCTTTGTTATGGAGAAGACATTCCTGATCCCTGAGAGCTTTAACCCACGGTGGCAGATGGGCTTGGAGGCAGTGTTGAGACCCCTCTGGCTCTCTCACCCAGGCAGTATACAGCCCAAGATGTAATCCACCTTCCCAGCCTCCCCCACTTCACTCAGAAAGAGACCCCCATGCATCTCTaacacacagcagctctgtcctgctccccttgtccctgcctcccctccATGCTTTCAAGcttttgtttaaaacaagaAGAGCTACAGCCATTAAGTTTAATATACTAAACACTAAGATTTCTATGCAGCTACAGCATCTAGGGCTTTCTTAGACAACAGCCATGGTCACAGTAGCATTAACATCTGTATGAGAAAATAATTGGTACTTGTATAGTTTCAATTTATATGTATGTTTTCTTCAGGTGGGAGTATCCCCCTTGACACTTCAGGAAATCCATATCATCTCTGTGAGAGTGAAACAAAGAAGCTATATTCATTTTTAGTAAGTATTTTCTTGCCTGGCCAATTCTGCAAGTAGAAAAATCTACACtctgaatttcttttcttttgccctCTTGGGTTTTGCATAGTGCTCATCATACCAGTATATAAGCATTGCTGGTAAGTAATTCACATCCCATGGTGCAAGTGTCAACTTAAGCAAGCTAAGGCATAAAATCTCATAGTATTATAAATCTAGATTAAATCATACTATGTCTGGAAGTGAATAAGCAGAGTACAAGCAGCAGCATGTTAATGTATTCACTGCTTTCCAAAGCAAGACAGATTTCCAGCAATTAAGGCAGCTGTGATGCAGAagtgttaaatatttttaaagaaggagAAATGTAAGACATATGGAAAATATTCTTCAGATAGTGGTACCACATTTGTCATATTTATTACAGATTGGGAAAGAATGCTCTTTGGAGTAATGCTACCAATAATTACTGATCTTGCCCTTTGGGAATGTGATGCTGGATTTATGAGTAAGCAAGGCCAGTTTTAGCATTCTGATCTGCTGTTGAAGTCATATTGACAAATTTGACCTGAATAGTTATGAGAAAAAGTGTGAAACTTGCAAATGCAGGCTTGAAGACAGCAAATTGTATAGAAGAACTAATTTTGTATAAACCACACAAAATTAGTTTACGAGGTGCATTTATACAGTAGATTCAAGTAGGACTGGCACTGCTTTGTCCTTTGCCTGAACCAGTCAGGTTTAAGTGTCTCTGAGTTTTGACAGCTCATGCAAACAGAAGTTTATCAGGTCCCAGAAAAACTGATTATTTCCATGCTTCttcctggtgctg encodes:
- the SRD5A2 gene encoding 3-oxo-5-alpha-steroid 4-dehydrogenase 2; amino-acid sequence: MQCLPGLVLALSSLLGALALLQLSLHLRVPSRYGKHEERPCPPRGRLPARCAWFLQELPSFLVPALLLALRSPPRLEPLGCRLLCCLFCWHYFYRTFIYPFFTRGRPFPLQLLFFGMLFCIYNGFLQGYYLIYCAEYPNNWCTDIRFTSGLLLFLLGMGINIHSDLLLRQLRKPGEVTYKIPQGGLFTYVSGANYFGEILEWFGFAIATWSLPAFAFAFFTLCCIGPRAYHHHRYYLKTFTDYPKSRKALIPFVF